A stretch of the Vicinamibacterales bacterium genome encodes the following:
- a CDS encoding MBL fold metallo-hydrolase gives MRVTFRGVRGSVPWAVPDGIVHGCNTPCLELYDAASGAILILDAGSGIAGVQPSQLAGEGARVSLLLTHYHWDHLLGLPFFATLYDPRQSLTIHTPTLESHDPSWLDTIFRSPFFPVPYHGLPNKPQVEMVSTGAVSLPGFAISAIGLNHPDGCLAYRIKGASGDLVYATDHEFGDPAFDEPLAAFAKGASAIVLDAHFTPEERPHHQGWGHSDWRQCAEFAAANGIARLWLFHHKPGRPDRALEEIRDHARKIFAATETASEETSFEV, from the coding sequence ATGCGCGTGACCTTCCGCGGCGTCCGCGGATCCGTGCCGTGGGCGGTGCCGGACGGCATCGTGCACGGCTGCAACACGCCGTGTCTCGAGCTGTACGACGCCGCCAGCGGCGCGATTCTGATCCTCGACGCCGGATCGGGGATCGCCGGCGTGCAGCCCTCGCAGCTCGCCGGCGAGGGCGCGCGGGTGTCGCTGCTGCTCACGCATTACCACTGGGATCACCTGCTCGGCCTGCCGTTCTTCGCGACGCTCTACGATCCGCGGCAGAGTCTGACGATCCACACGCCGACGCTCGAGTCGCACGATCCGTCGTGGCTGGATACGATCTTTCGATCGCCGTTCTTCCCCGTGCCGTACCACGGGCTGCCCAACAAGCCGCAGGTCGAAATGGTGAGCACCGGCGCCGTCTCCCTGCCGGGGTTCGCGATCAGCGCGATCGGCCTCAATCATCCCGACGGCTGCCTCGCGTATCGCATCAAAGGGGCGTCAGGCGATCTGGTGTACGCGACCGACCACGAGTTCGGCGACCCTGCGTTCGACGAGCCGCTGGCCGCCTTCGCCAAAGGCGCCTCCGCCATCGTCCTCGACGCCCACTTCACACCCGAGGAGCGCCCGCATCACCAAGGCTGGGGGCACAGCGACTGGCGCCAGTGCGCCGAGTTTGCGGCGGCGAACGGCATCGCACGCCTCTGGCTCTTCCACCACAAGCCCGGACGCCCCGATCGCGCGCTGGAAGAGATTCGCGACCACGCGCGGAAGATCTTCGCGGCAACCGAGACGGCGAGCGAAGAGACGTCGTTCGAAGTCTGA